One Ahaetulla prasina isolate Xishuangbanna chromosome 1, ASM2864084v1, whole genome shotgun sequence DNA window includes the following coding sequences:
- the PSPH gene encoding phosphoserine phosphatase isoform X1: MAQLRVQAGDIQNDFIYLSHNRKVPKRMSSIMEMKEIFLNADAVCFDVDSTVIKEEGIDELAKFCGVGDAVAEMTRRAMGGSVTFKAALTARLGLIRPSYEQVQKLISEHPPQLTPGIRELVNRLHQRGVQVFLISGGFQSIVEHVASQLNIPTANIYANRLKFYFNGEYAGFDETQPTAESGGKGQVISYLKEQFQFKKVVMVGDGATDMEACPPADCFIGFGGNVVRKQVKEKAKWYITHFDELLKELEER, encoded by the exons ATGGCCCAACTGAGGGTACAGGCTGGCGACATCCAAAATGACTTCATCTATCTTTCACATAACAGGAAGGTTCCTAAAAGGATGTCTTCTATCATGGAGATGAAGGAAATCTTCCTCAATGCTGATGCCGTTTGCTTCGATGTGGACAGCACAGTCATTAAAGAAGAGGGCATCGATGAACTGGCAAAATTCTGTGGTGTTGGAGATGCGGTGGCAGAAAT GACTCGCAGAGCAATGGGAGGTTCAgtaacattcaaggcagcattaacTGCACGGCTAGGCCTCATACGACCTTCCTACGAACAAGTGCAGAAATTAATATCAGAGCATCCACCCCAGTTAACGCCAGGAATAAG agaACTCGTCAACCGGCTCCACCAGCGTGGTGTTCAAGTTTTCTTAATTTCTGGAGGGTTTCAGAGCATTGTCGAACATGTCGCCTCACAATTAAACATTCCAACAGCAAATATCTACGCCAACAGATTGAAGTTCTACTTTAATG GAGAATACGCCGGTTTTGATGAAACGCAGCCAACAGCTGAGTCAGGTGGTAAAGGACAAGTCATCAGTTATTTGAAAGAACAGTTTCAATTTAAGAAAGTAGTTATGGTTGGAGATGGAGCAACAGACATGGAAGCCTGCCCTCCAGCA GACTGTTTCATCGGCTTCGGGGGCAACGTTGTACGGaaacaagtaaaagaaaaagcaaagtggTACATCACTCATTTTGACGAGTTGCTGAAAGAACTGGAAGAACGATAA
- the PSPH gene encoding phosphoserine phosphatase isoform X2, producing MSSIMEMKEIFLNADAVCFDVDSTVIKEEGIDELAKFCGVGDAVAEMTRRAMGGSVTFKAALTARLGLIRPSYEQVQKLISEHPPQLTPGIRELVNRLHQRGVQVFLISGGFQSIVEHVASQLNIPTANIYANRLKFYFNGEYAGFDETQPTAESGGKGQVISYLKEQFQFKKVVMVGDGATDMEACPPADCFIGFGGNVVRKQVKEKAKWYITHFDELLKELEER from the exons ATGTCTTCTATCATGGAGATGAAGGAAATCTTCCTCAATGCTGATGCCGTTTGCTTCGATGTGGACAGCACAGTCATTAAAGAAGAGGGCATCGATGAACTGGCAAAATTCTGTGGTGTTGGAGATGCGGTGGCAGAAAT GACTCGCAGAGCAATGGGAGGTTCAgtaacattcaaggcagcattaacTGCACGGCTAGGCCTCATACGACCTTCCTACGAACAAGTGCAGAAATTAATATCAGAGCATCCACCCCAGTTAACGCCAGGAATAAG agaACTCGTCAACCGGCTCCACCAGCGTGGTGTTCAAGTTTTCTTAATTTCTGGAGGGTTTCAGAGCATTGTCGAACATGTCGCCTCACAATTAAACATTCCAACAGCAAATATCTACGCCAACAGATTGAAGTTCTACTTTAATG GAGAATACGCCGGTTTTGATGAAACGCAGCCAACAGCTGAGTCAGGTGGTAAAGGACAAGTCATCAGTTATTTGAAAGAACAGTTTCAATTTAAGAAAGTAGTTATGGTTGGAGATGGAGCAACAGACATGGAAGCCTGCCCTCCAGCA GACTGTTTCATCGGCTTCGGGGGCAACGTTGTACGGaaacaagtaaaagaaaaagcaaagtggTACATCACTCATTTTGACGAGTTGCTGAAAGAACTGGAAGAACGATAA